The nucleotide sequence AGTTACCGCTTGCAAGTCGTACTGCTCGTGGACGTCCAATCGTTAACCTCTTACCGCTGTCTGAAGGTGAACGTATTACGGCTATCTTGCCAGTTCGAGAATACGCTGAAGATAAGTACATCATTATGGCAACCTCTCACGGTACCGTGAAGAAAACGGCATTAACGGCATACAGTAATCCACGTGCAAACGGGATCATTGCAGTGAACCTAAAAGACGGTGACCAGCTGATTGGTGTCGATATTACCCACGGTAGTGACGACATCATGTTGTTCTCTAACGAAGGTAAGGTTGTTAGATTTAACGAAAAAGCTCGTAACTCAGAAACTGGCGAAGTTAAAATTGACCCTGAAACAGGTGAAGAGATCATTGCGCTACGTGCAATGGGACGTACAGCAACCGGTGTTCGTGGTATTAAGCTTGAAGAGGGACAGCGAGTTGTTTCTCTAATTGTACCTAAAGGTGAAGGCGATATCTTAACCGTGACAGAAAACGGTTATGGTAAGCGTACTGACTTAGCTGAATATCCAGCTAAGAGCCGTGGTACTAAAGGTGTGGTTTCAATTAAGGTTAGCGAACGTAATGGCGCAGTAGTGGGTGCTGTACAAGTTGGCGAAAACGATGAAATCATGCTGATCAGTAACAAAGGTACCTTAGTTCGTACTCCTGCAACGGGTGTTTCAAGTATTGGTCGTAACACTCAAGGTGTCACGATAATACGCACAGCAGAAGATGAAAAAGTGGTTGGTCTTCAACGTATCGATGAGATTCAAGAGCCTGCTCCTGAACTTGACGAAGAGGGTAATCCTATTATCCCTGCAGCTGTCGACGATGCAGTAGCGACAACATCAACGGATGAAACTCCTACTGCTGATGATACTCCAGAAGCTGAACCCGCTGAATAATTGCTAATTGTTTTAGCGATATGATTAACGGGCGTCCATTTGGACGCCCGTTTTGTTTCTGTTCTATAAAAAGTATTGAGTTATTTGAAAATAATCTAGGCAGCTCATCGAGTCCTATGACAATATGTTTCCATTGTGAATTATCACCCTTAAGGAGAAAGAAGTGAGCACGACATACAATTTTTGTGCAGGTCCAGCAATGTTACCCCAAGCTGTAATGCAAAAAGCACAGAGCGAGTTACTTGACTGGAATGGCCTAGGCACTTCGGTGATGGAGATAAGTCATCGCAGTAAAGAGTTTATCGCCTTAACAGAGCAAGCCGAAGTTGATTTGCGTGAATTGATGTCGATCCCCACCAACTATCATCTGTTATTCATGCATGGTGGAGGAAGAGGGCAGTTTTCTGCTGTTGTGAATAATTTTCTTGGTAATAAAGGAAGAGCCTGCTATCTCATCTCTGGCAGTTGGTCGAAATCAGCGGCTGAAGAAGCTGTTAAATTGACGAGCGATGCACAAATAGATAGTCTGAATATCGTTGAAGATGATAACGGCATCAATACCGTTGTTATGCCTGAGTTGTTAGGTAATAGCGATGAGTATCGCTATTTACATTACTGTCCAAATGAAACCGTAGATGGTATCGAAATTTTTGATGACATTGATTGCCCTTGGCCAATCATCGCCGATATGTCATCCAATATCATGTCTAGAGAGCTCGATGTGAGCAAGTATGGTTTGATCTATGCTGGTGCTCAGAAAAATATTGGCCCCTCGGGTTTGA is from Shewanella sp. MTB7 and encodes:
- the serC gene encoding 3-phosphoserine/phosphohydroxythreonine transaminase; translation: MSTTYNFCAGPAMLPQAVMQKAQSELLDWNGLGTSVMEISHRSKEFIALTEQAEVDLRELMSIPTNYHLLFMHGGGRGQFSAVVNNFLGNKGRACYLISGSWSKSAAEEAVKLTSDAQIDSLNIVEDDNGINTVVMPELLGNSDEYRYLHYCPNETVDGIEIFDDIDCPWPIIADMSSNIMSRELDVSKYGLIYAGAQKNIGPSGLSIVIVRDDMLTLPALPQSSIMDYRLGVKHGSMYNTPPTFAWYLAAEVFAWLKSIGGVNALAQVNLDKAKLLYDVIDSGDFYYNTVAVKNRSVMNVTFYLKDESHNAQFLTEAAEAGLVALKGHRSVGGMRASIYNAMPLEGVEALVSFMKDFADKSKV